The Blastopirellula marina genome contains the following window.
TAAGCGTCATGTAGCAAGACGCCGCCGCCATGCCAACGGCGATCGAGGCGATCATCGTCTTGAGGCTGAACCGTGGTAAAGCCGCAGAATGCTCTGCCCAGGCTGCTCTGGCTTTCCGTTTCACGGATTTTTTACGGGCTTCCATCCAATGTCATCTCCTGTTCTACCTCGACGTACGATTGTTACATGTACTCGCCGACCGATCGCACGACTTCTGCCATGCCGAAGAAACTGGTCAGGTCCGTCATCGCCCACATGAGCATGACATACCGGGAGGTCTTTGTCAGATTGCCGACAATCGCTACGACGATCGCAGCGAAAAACAGCACACCCCACAAAGACCCCGGCAGCAAGACAATGAACCACTCGTACTGTGTCATCAGCACTTTTTGTGTTTCGCTTGGATTACCCCAATTTGGGCGTAGGGTTTCTAGAATGTGCGCACCCCACATCGCCAGGGGGAATTCCTGACACAGCAGGAGCATGATCGACATACCTGCGATGAATCCTGTCGCTGTTTCTAAGATGCTTGTTTTCTTCTTGACTGAATCCTCTGGTGAAGAAGCCAGCTGCACAGCCGGTGAGGATGGCGAGGTGAACGGGTCGTGTGAGTCAGAATGGGACATTGCCTGAGCAAATTGCTTCGTTTGTGGCGTGGATCATGATATTCAGCGGCCGCTTCGAGATTCTATTATGCACCGGCTGACGTTCGTGGGCCAAGAAGACGAAGCGTGGGGCCGCCCCGGAGACCATCATTCGTTAAGGGCTTCGTTGAATATCAGAATCGCCTGATCTCTTCCCGTCCCTACCGAAAACAACGATTTGGTAGCTTTTCCCCGCCGATTCCAGGGCCATAAACCCCGGGCGCTAGGTTTACCGGGGGGTTTTCGTCTGTTAACTTGGGCTCTTTGCTAGGCGTTTTTTCGCCAACGATAGCTTATCCACCAAGATTCTCCCCCCTGCTGCCAGGAAAACCTCATGGCCTACGACGTAACCCTCATCACCGGCGACGGTACTGGTCCTGAATTGGCGGAAGCCGCCCGTAAGTGCGTTGACGCGACCGGCGTTGCGATCAACTGGGATGTCCAAGAAGCGGGCATCGACGTGATGGAGCGAACCGGAACGCCGATCCCTGACTCGACGATCGACAGCGTCCGCAAGACGCGTTGTGCCTTGAAGGCTCCGATCACCACGCCCGTTGGTACCGGTTTCCGCAGCATCAACGTTTATCTACGTCAAGAGCTGGGCCTGTTTGCCTGTATTCGTCCTTGCAAGTACTACCCTGGCGTTCGCAGCTACTTCAGCGAAGTCGGCGTCGACATCGTCATCGTCCGTGAAAACACCGAAGACCTGTACGCCGGTGTTGAATTCGAGAAGGGCAAGCCGGAAACGGAAAAGCTGATCGAGTTCATCAACGGTCTGCCATCGGATCGTAAGATCAAGACTGGTGCGGAAGAGACGGGCGTTTCGATCAAGCCGATCAGTGTGAGCGGAACCGAACGCATCGTGCGTTGTGCGTTTGACTACGCCCAAAAGAACGGCCGCAAGAAGGTCACGGCGGTTCACAAAGCGAACATCATGAAGTACTCGGACGGCTTGTACCTGGCCACCGCCACGGAAGTCGCCAAGGACTACCCAGATATCGAGTTCGAAGAACGCATCGTCGACAACATGTGCATGCAGCTGGTCCAAAAGCCAGAACTGTACGACGTGATCGTGCTGCCAAACTTGTACGGCGATATCCTCAGCGACCTGGGTGCCGGTCTGGTCGGTGGCCTGGGTGTTGCCCCTGGTGCGAACATCGGTCCAGAAGGGGCCGTGTTTGAAGCGACCCACGGTTCGGCTCCGAAGTACAAGGGCCAGAACAAGGTCAACCCGACCGCTTTGATCCTGTCAGGCATGCTGATGCTGCAACACATGGGCGAAACGGACGCCGCGCAGCGTCTGGAACAAGCCGTGGCCGACGTCATCAAGGAAGGCAAGGACGTCACGTACGACCTGAAGCCACACCGCGACGATCCGACCGCCGTTGGCACGCAAGAGATGGCCGACGCCATTTGTGCCAAGCTGAAGGGTTAGTCCCCACCGGCGAGTTGAAATAAACCAAGGGACAGGTCTTTAAGTAGGCCTGTCCTTTTCTTATTGGTATGAGAGAACGATGCTCTCCGCACGAGACTTCCAAGAAATTGTCAGCGGCAAACGCCGAGGAATCGGAGCTTCGCTGCTGCGCGGCACGATGTGGCTCGCTTCGCTGGCGTACGGCATTGGGGTAACGGTTCGCAATCGTCGCTACGATTCGCACGTCAAAGGGAGTGAAAAGATTGACGTGCCGGTAATCAGCGTCGGCAATCTCACCCTCGGCGGAACCGGCAAGACGCCGATGGTTGCTTGGTTGGCTCGGTGGTTTCGCGAGCGAGATTACCGCGTCACGCTGATCAGCCGCGGTTACGGTGCCGAGCAAGGGGCCCAGAACGACGAGGCGAAGGAACTGGAACAACTGCTGCCCGACGTTCCGCATTTGCAAAATCCTGATCGTGTCGCCGCCGCAAAGGTCGCTGCCGAAGAACTGGCTGCCCAGGTGCTGCTGCTGGACGATGCGTTTCAACATCGGCGGATTGCCCGCGATCTCGATATCGTTTTGATCGATGCCACGGCGCCGTTTGGTTAT
Protein-coding sequences here:
- a CDS encoding isocitrate/isopropylmalate dehydrogenase family protein, producing MAYDVTLITGDGTGPELAEAARKCVDATGVAINWDVQEAGIDVMERTGTPIPDSTIDSVRKTRCALKAPITTPVGTGFRSINVYLRQELGLFACIRPCKYYPGVRSYFSEVGVDIVIVRENTEDLYAGVEFEKGKPETEKLIEFINGLPSDRKIKTGAEETGVSIKPISVSGTERIVRCAFDYAQKNGRKKVTAVHKANIMKYSDGLYLATATEVAKDYPDIEFEERIVDNMCMQLVQKPELYDVIVLPNLYGDILSDLGAGLVGGLGVAPGANIGPEGAVFEATHGSAPKYKGQNKVNPTALILSGMLMLQHMGETDAAQRLEQAVADVIKEGKDVTYDLKPHRDDPTAVGTQEMADAICAKLKG